One genomic region from Frateuria soli encodes:
- a CDS encoding ABC transporter permease: MLQIKPILAALKHHKAGTVLIALQIALTLAIVCNALFIIRQRTEHLSRPTGLVETDLLAVNNRWVGADGKATESLTETDLAALRQKAGVVDATMINSYPLRGGGWSLGADTKPSVKDDVRRAPAQTTLYFTDEHALATMGLKLVGGRNFRPEEVRWVDPRDFETNVPVIVSQALASKLYPDGNALGKPVYLSSTKPATIVGIVERLQVPWTGNWATNFAENSVLLPFLLEGSFGNYLVRTRPGELARMTKAVPTLLFETNRMRVIPEERGVRTFAEVREQAYRSDRGMAILMGVVCAVLLAITAAGIVGLTSFWVGQRRKQIGVRRALGATRHDILSYFLTENLLIGAGGVIVGAALAIGMNLWLVSHFEMERLSLLYVAAGVIALLLLGQGAVLAPAMKASRVPPVEATRSV; this comes from the coding sequence ATGCTACAGATCAAGCCCATCCTGGCCGCCCTCAAGCACCACAAGGCCGGCACCGTGCTCATCGCACTGCAGATCGCGCTGACGCTGGCGATCGTGTGCAACGCGCTGTTCATCATCCGCCAGCGCACCGAGCATCTGTCCCGGCCCACCGGGCTGGTCGAAACCGACCTGCTCGCAGTCAACAACCGCTGGGTCGGCGCCGACGGCAAGGCGACCGAGTCGCTGACCGAGACCGACCTGGCCGCGCTGCGCCAGAAAGCCGGCGTGGTCGACGCGACCATGATCAACTCCTACCCGCTGCGCGGCGGTGGCTGGTCGCTCGGTGCCGACACCAAGCCCTCCGTCAAGGACGACGTCCGGCGGGCGCCCGCGCAGACCACGCTGTACTTCACCGACGAGCACGCGCTCGCGACCATGGGGCTGAAACTGGTGGGCGGGCGCAACTTCCGCCCCGAGGAAGTGCGCTGGGTCGACCCGCGGGATTTCGAAACCAACGTGCCGGTGATCGTGAGCCAGGCGCTGGCCAGCAAGCTCTACCCCGATGGCAACGCCTTGGGTAAACCGGTTTACCTGTCCAGCACCAAGCCGGCCACCATCGTGGGCATCGTCGAGCGCCTGCAGGTGCCCTGGACCGGCAACTGGGCAACCAACTTTGCGGAGAACTCGGTGCTCCTGCCGTTCCTGCTGGAAGGCAGCTTCGGCAACTACCTGGTACGCACCCGGCCCGGCGAACTGGCACGGATGACCAAGGCCGTGCCGACGCTGCTGTTCGAGACCAACCGCATGCGCGTGATCCCGGAGGAGCGCGGCGTGCGCACCTTCGCCGAAGTGCGCGAGCAGGCCTACAGGAGCGACCGCGGCATGGCGATCCTGATGGGCGTGGTCTGCGCGGTGCTGCTGGCGATCACCGCCGCAGGCATCGTCGGCCTGACCAGTTTCTGGGTCGGCCAGCGACGCAAGCAGATCGGCGTGCGCCGTGCGCTCGGCGCGACCAGGCACGACATCCTTTCCTACTTCCTCACCGAGAACCTGCTGATCGGTGCGGGCGGTGTCATCGTCGGCGCGGCGCTGGCAATCGGCATGAACCTGTGGCTGGTGAGCCATTTCGAGATGGAGCGGCTGTCGCTGCTGTACGTGGCGGCGGGCGTCATCGCGCTGCTGCTGCTCGGGCAGGGCGCCGTGCTGGCGCCCGCGATGAAGGCCTCGCGCGTGCCGCCGGTGGAGGCGACCCGCAGCGTCTGA
- a CDS encoding ABC transporter permease: MFAYYFQLGLRSLRRNPLLTALMVMAIGFGVAASMITYSVFRATSSNPIPQKSDELFAVQIANWKPEDLEQGEPPSAMSYTDAMAFMRAHKAKRQTALYPVSPSVIPADGNRLPITANSYAWYGDAFAMFDIPFLYGGAWSQAQDDAHASVAVIGRELNDKLFNGANSVGKTINLDGHDYRITGVTDAWDPQPLFFDPVNTGGFGDPIALFIPFTRAIDLQMPTAGNNNCNADPGNGWDAWLRSECIWVGYWVELPTRADADTYRRWLTGYAAEQQRAGRFKWAPNVALRDVTDWLDFNKVVPPESKISLMVSLGFLLICLVNTIGLLLAKFMRRAPEIGVRRALGASRREVYMQFLIEAATVGLAGGALGLVLTGLGMLSVGWVFDEQIARLATLDVSLVALTVVVAVAATVLAAFYPTWRAAQVQPAWQLKSN, from the coding sequence ATGTTCGCCTACTACTTCCAGCTTGGCCTGCGCAGTCTCCGCCGCAACCCGCTGCTGACCGCGTTGATGGTGATGGCGATCGGCTTCGGCGTGGCCGCCTCGATGATCACCTACTCGGTGTTCCGGGCGACCTCCAGCAATCCGATTCCGCAGAAATCCGACGAACTCTTCGCGGTCCAGATCGCCAACTGGAAGCCGGAGGACCTGGAGCAGGGCGAGCCGCCCTCGGCAATGTCCTACACCGACGCGATGGCCTTCATGCGCGCACACAAAGCCAAGCGCCAGACCGCGCTGTATCCGGTGTCGCCGTCGGTCATCCCGGCCGACGGGAATCGCCTGCCGATCACCGCCAACAGCTACGCCTGGTACGGCGACGCCTTCGCGATGTTCGACATCCCGTTCCTCTACGGCGGCGCCTGGAGCCAGGCGCAGGACGATGCGCACGCATCGGTCGCGGTGATCGGTCGCGAGCTCAACGACAAGCTGTTCAACGGCGCCAACAGCGTCGGCAAGACGATCAACCTGGACGGGCACGACTACCGCATCACCGGCGTGACGGACGCGTGGGACCCGCAGCCGCTGTTCTTCGATCCGGTCAACACCGGCGGCTTCGGCGATCCGATCGCCCTGTTCATTCCCTTCACCCGCGCGATCGACCTGCAGATGCCCACCGCCGGCAACAACAACTGCAACGCCGACCCGGGCAACGGCTGGGACGCGTGGCTGCGTTCGGAATGCATCTGGGTCGGCTACTGGGTCGAGCTTCCGACCCGGGCCGATGCCGATACCTACAGGCGCTGGCTTACCGGCTATGCCGCCGAACAGCAGCGTGCCGGCCGCTTCAAGTGGGCGCCGAACGTAGCCTTGCGCGACGTTACCGACTGGCTGGACTTCAACAAGGTCGTGCCGCCGGAGTCGAAGATCTCGCTGATGGTCTCGCTGGGTTTCCTGCTGATCTGCCTGGTCAACACCATCGGCCTGTTGCTGGCCAAATTCATGCGCCGCGCGCCGGAAATCGGCGTGCGCCGGGCGCTGGGTGCCTCGCGCCGCGAGGTCTACATGCAGTTCCTGATCGAGGCGGCCACGGTCGGCCTGGCCGGCGGAGCACTCGGCCTGGTGCTGACCGGACTGGGCATGTTGAGCGTCGGTTGGGTGTTCGACGAACAGATCGCGCGCCTGGCCACGCTGGACGTCTCGCTGGTGGCGCTGACCGTGGTGGTAGCGGTGGCGGCCACCGTGCTCGCGGCGTTCTATCCCACCTGGCGGGCCGCGCAGGTCCAGCCTGCCTGGCAGCTGAAGTCCAACTAA
- a CDS encoding ABC transporter ATP-binding protein → MLKMTHLSKVYRTEVVETYALRDFNIDVKEGEFVAVTGPSGSGKTTFLTIAGLLETFTGGHYHLDGIEVSQLNDNARSKIRNEKIGFIFQAFNLIPDLNVYDNVEVPLRYRGMKAAERKQRIMDALERVGLASRAKHYPAELSGGQQQRVAIARALAGSPRLLLADEPTGNLDTQMARGVMELLEEIHREGATIVMVTHDPELAARAQRNVHIIDGQVVDLAEEPRFHAHNARVADA, encoded by the coding sequence ATGCTGAAAATGACCCACCTGTCCAAGGTCTACCGCACCGAAGTGGTGGAGACCTACGCGCTGCGTGACTTCAACATCGACGTGAAGGAAGGCGAGTTCGTCGCCGTGACCGGCCCGTCCGGTTCGGGCAAGACCACCTTCCTGACCATCGCCGGCCTGCTGGAGACCTTCACCGGTGGCCACTACCACCTGGACGGCATCGAGGTGAGTCAGCTCAACGACAACGCCCGCTCGAAGATCCGCAACGAGAAGATCGGCTTCATCTTCCAGGCGTTCAACCTGATCCCCGACCTCAACGTCTACGACAACGTCGAGGTGCCGCTGCGCTACCGCGGCATGAAGGCGGCCGAGCGCAAGCAGCGGATCATGGACGCGCTCGAGCGCGTGGGCCTGGCCTCGCGCGCCAAGCACTATCCGGCCGAACTCTCCGGCGGCCAGCAGCAGCGCGTGGCGATCGCCCGCGCACTGGCCGGCAGCCCGCGCCTGCTGCTGGCGGACGAACCGACCGGCAACCTGGACACCCAGATGGCCCGCGGCGTGATGGAACTCCTGGAGGAGATCCACCGCGAGGGCGCCACCATCGTCATGGTCACGCATGACCCGGAACTGGCCGCCCGCGCCCAGCGCAACGTGCACATCATCGACGGCCAGGTGGTTGACCTGGCCGAAGAGCCGCGCTTCCACGCGCACAACGCTCGCGTCGCCGACGCCTGA
- a CDS encoding efflux RND transporter periplasmic adaptor subunit: MIRDTSAQDRLVEVKPNRKRQLLIAGIGLAVLVGLGFALPTAMRLFSADASVSASRLSFATVERGLFVRDIAAEGKVVAAVSPTLYATSGGAVTLKVHAGDTVKKGQVLAVVDSPELTNKLLQEESNADAMEVEYQRAQIEARKQRSALQKAFDNALIDQQAAERDLARNEKAFKLGAVSGMDVDRAKDTLQKARLTTQHAKADLGMDNDSLNFDIKSKKLAHERQELLVKDLKRQVDDLNVKSPVDGQVGQLFIAERATVAKDAKLLSVIDLSALEVEMQVPESFARDLAIGMAGEITGNGHTWKGIVSAISPEVVNGEVAARLRFAGSTPKQLRQNQRLSVRILLDKRDDVLTVQRGSFVDESGGNYAYVVHEGIAEKKPIRVGASSIDKVEIRDGLKEGDRIVISGTDNFKDAARVAISD, encoded by the coding sequence ATGATTCGCGACACCTCCGCTCAAGACCGCCTGGTCGAGGTCAAACCCAACCGCAAGCGCCAGTTGCTCATCGCCGGCATCGGCCTGGCCGTGCTGGTGGGGCTGGGCTTTGCGCTGCCCACCGCGATGCGGCTGTTCTCGGCCGACGCCTCGGTGAGCGCCTCGCGCCTGTCCTTCGCCACCGTCGAACGCGGCCTGTTCGTGCGCGACATCGCGGCCGAAGGCAAGGTGGTGGCGGCGGTCAGCCCCACGCTCTACGCCACTTCCGGCGGCGCGGTCACGTTGAAGGTGCATGCGGGCGACACGGTGAAGAAAGGCCAGGTGCTGGCCGTGGTCGACAGCCCCGAACTGACCAACAAGCTGCTGCAGGAAGAGTCCAACGCCGACGCGATGGAGGTGGAATACCAGCGCGCCCAGATCGAGGCCCGCAAGCAGCGCTCGGCGCTGCAGAAGGCCTTCGACAACGCGCTGATCGACCAGCAGGCGGCCGAGCGCGACCTGGCCCGCAACGAGAAGGCGTTCAAGCTCGGCGCCGTCTCCGGCATGGACGTGGACCGCGCCAAGGACACCCTGCAGAAGGCCAGGCTGACCACCCAGCATGCGAAGGCGGACCTGGGCATGGACAACGACAGCCTGAACTTCGACATCAAGTCCAAGAAGCTCGCGCACGAGCGCCAGGAGCTGCTGGTCAAGGACCTCAAGCGCCAGGTGGACGACCTCAACGTGAAATCGCCCGTGGATGGCCAGGTCGGCCAGCTGTTCATCGCCGAGCGCGCCACCGTGGCCAAGGACGCCAAGCTGCTCAGCGTGATCGACCTGTCGGCACTCGAAGTGGAAATGCAGGTGCCGGAAAGCTTCGCCCGCGACCTGGCGATCGGCATGGCCGGCGAGATCACCGGCAACGGCCATACCTGGAAGGGCATCGTCAGCGCGATCTCGCCCGAGGTCGTCAATGGCGAGGTGGCCGCGCGCCTGCGCTTCGCGGGCAGCACACCCAAGCAGTTGCGCCAGAACCAGCGCCTGTCCGTACGGATCCTGCTCGACAAGCGCGACGACGTGCTGACCGTGCAGCGTGGCTCGTTCGTCGACGAGTCCGGCGGCAACTACGCCTACGTCGTGCACGAGGGCATCGCCGAGAAGAAGCCGATCCGCGTGGGCGCCAGCAGCATCGACAAGGTCGAGATCCGGGACGGCCTGAAGGAAGGCGACCGGATCGTGATCTCCGGCACCGACAACTTCAAGGATGCGGCCAGGGTCGCGATCAGTGACTGA
- a CDS encoding potassium channel beta subunit family protein, with the protein MLYRRLGRTGLQLSALSFGAWVTFGRQVGRAQARELLALAWDRGVNFFDNAETYNNGEAERLMGDVLADLRFPRDSYCVSSKVFFGAVDHPKPTQRGLSRKHVIEACHQALERLRVDHLDLYFCHRPDPDTPVEETVAAMDTLVRQGKVLYWGTSEWPAEAIAEAHRIARENHCYAPVAEQPQYNLLHRERVEREYAPLYERFGMGTTIWSPLASGLLAGRYNEGIPDDSRLAQPGYEWLRETVLGSGRERVERVRHLAPIAQQLGVSQAQLALAWCLANPHVSTVLLGASRRDQLEQNLAALELVPRIDAALKQRIEQAVG; encoded by the coding sequence ATGCTCTACCGCCGCCTTGGCCGCACCGGCCTGCAACTGTCCGCGCTGTCCTTCGGCGCGTGGGTGACGTTCGGCCGGCAGGTGGGGCGCGCGCAGGCGCGCGAGCTGCTGGCGCTGGCATGGGATCGGGGCGTCAATTTCTTCGACAACGCCGAAACCTACAACAACGGCGAGGCCGAGCGGTTGATGGGCGACGTGCTCGCGGACCTGCGCTTTCCGCGCGACAGCTATTGCGTGTCGAGCAAGGTGTTCTTCGGGGCGGTGGACCATCCTAAGCCCACCCAGCGAGGGCTCTCGCGCAAGCACGTCATCGAAGCCTGCCACCAGGCGCTGGAGCGGTTGCGGGTCGATCATCTGGACCTCTACTTCTGCCACCGCCCCGACCCGGACACGCCGGTCGAGGAGACGGTGGCGGCGATGGACACGCTGGTGCGCCAGGGCAAGGTGCTCTATTGGGGCACCAGCGAGTGGCCGGCCGAGGCGATCGCCGAGGCGCACCGGATCGCGCGCGAGAACCACTGCTACGCGCCGGTGGCCGAGCAGCCGCAGTACAACCTGCTGCACCGCGAGCGCGTCGAGCGCGAGTACGCGCCGCTGTACGAGCGCTTCGGCATGGGCACGACGATCTGGTCGCCGCTGGCGTCCGGTCTGCTGGCAGGGCGCTACAACGAGGGCATTCCCGATGATTCGCGGCTGGCGCAGCCTGGCTACGAGTGGTTGCGCGAGACGGTGCTCGGGTCGGGGCGTGAGCGCGTGGAGCGCGTGCGCCACCTGGCGCCGATCGCGCAGCAGCTGGGGGTGAGCCAGGCCCAGCTTGCGCTTGCCTGGTGCCTGGCCAACCCGCACGTGTCCACCGTGTTGCTGGGTGCGAGCCGGCGCGACCAGCTGGAGCAGAACCTGGCGGCGCTGGAGCTGGTGCCGCGGATCGACGCGGCGCTGAAGCAGCGGATCGAGCAGGCGGTGGGGTGA
- a CDS encoding alpha/beta hydrolase, protein MDYLARLAGLAVGAVLVLPCAGQASGKPLIDDPAYTRPQRLVDVGHGRRMNIYCLGFGSPTVILDAGMGDSTISWALVQPRVAARTRVCSYDRAGLGFSDGSSAPGTADNIANDLHALLEAAEIAPPYVLVGHSAAGMYIRVFADRYPREVVGMVSVEGSHEDQSVRGWAIGAPGQQAKWDAWLDEYEACIGAARRGLVKGTPEYAKCVGEPDPRFSPAINAAQARYGATFRWQAAAASERRAVFYASAEQTRKTRRHFGDIPIIVLTHSPYPKARDETRQERNERTLLWETLHLEVAAMSTRGVNVIVPDSGHYIQYDHPQVVIDAIQQAVAIAQEDGEEHVPAR, encoded by the coding sequence ATGGACTATCTCGCCAGGCTTGCGGGCCTTGCAGTGGGAGCGGTGCTGGTGCTGCCTTGCGCGGGGCAGGCGTCGGGCAAGCCGTTGATTGACGATCCGGCGTACACCCGGCCGCAACGGCTGGTGGACGTCGGCCACGGCAGGCGCATGAACATCTACTGCCTTGGTTTCGGCTCGCCGACCGTGATCCTCGATGCAGGCATGGGCGACTCGACGATTTCCTGGGCGCTCGTGCAGCCGCGCGTTGCCGCGCGCACGCGGGTGTGTTCCTACGATCGCGCCGGGCTCGGTTTCAGCGACGGCTCGTCCGCGCCGGGCACCGCCGACAACATCGCGAACGATCTGCACGCGCTGCTCGAGGCGGCGGAGATTGCGCCGCCCTATGTGCTCGTGGGTCACTCGGCCGCCGGCATGTACATCCGCGTGTTCGCCGACCGCTATCCACGGGAGGTGGTCGGCATGGTTTCGGTCGAGGGTTCGCACGAGGACCAGTCGGTGCGCGGTTGGGCGATCGGCGCTCCGGGCCAGCAGGCGAAGTGGGACGCGTGGCTGGACGAATACGAGGCATGCATCGGCGCCGCGCGGCGGGGACTGGTCAAAGGCACGCCCGAGTATGCCAAGTGCGTAGGCGAGCCGGACCCGCGTTTCAGCCCGGCCATCAACGCGGCCCAAGCCCGTTACGGGGCCACCTTCCGCTGGCAGGCCGCCGCGGCGTCCGAGAGGCGCGCGGTGTTCTATGCCAGCGCGGAGCAGACGCGGAAGACCCGCCGGCATTTTGGCGACATCCCGATCATCGTGCTGACCCATTCGCCCTATCCCAAGGCCCGGGACGAGACCCGGCAGGAACGCAACGAGCGCACCTTGTTGTGGGAGACCTTGCATCTGGAGGTCGCAGCCATGTCCACGCGGGGCGTCAATGTGATCGTTCCCGATTCGGGCCACTACATCCAGTACGACCATCCCCAGGTGGTGATCGATGCCATCCAGCAGGCGGTAGCGATCGCGCAGGAGGATGGCGAGGAGCATGTGCCGGCCCGATGA
- a CDS encoding phosphatidylglycerophosphatase A family protein, with product MTESKKLTRDQRRRLLASPAGWLACGLGSGLAPVAQGTFGSLAAILPWLVLRRLELPLYVLALALAFALGVWACNVAGRALGVDDHRSLVWDEFVGQWLALLPLLLLPAPWWMIAVGFGLFRLFDVWKPWPIGWLDGHMKGGLGVMIDDVVAGIYAAVVLAMALTLTH from the coding sequence ATGACCGAGAGCAAGAAACTCACTCGCGACCAGCGCCGCCGCCTGCTCGCGTCGCCGGCAGGCTGGCTCGCCTGTGGACTGGGCTCGGGCCTGGCGCCCGTGGCGCAGGGCACCTTCGGCTCGCTCGCCGCGATCCTGCCCTGGCTGGTGCTGCGCAGGCTGGAGCTGCCGCTCTACGTACTGGCATTGGCGCTGGCCTTCGCGCTGGGGGTGTGGGCCTGCAACGTGGCCGGCCGCGCGCTCGGCGTGGACGACCATCGCAGCCTGGTGTGGGATGAATTCGTCGGGCAGTGGCTTGCGCTACTGCCGCTGCTGCTGTTGCCCGCGCCATGGTGGATGATCGCCGTGGGCTTCGGCCTGTTTCGCCTGTTCGACGTATGGAAACCCTGGCCGATCGGCTGGCTGGACGGCCACATGAAGGGCGGCCTGGGCGTGATGATCGACGACGTGGTGGCGGGGATCTACGCGGCGGTCGTGTTGGCCATGGCGTTGACGCTCACGCATTGA
- the thiL gene encoding thiamine-phosphate kinase produces the protein MEFRLIDRIRDRTALAREDVRLGIGDDAAVLAVPPGQELAVAIDTLVEGVHFPRGTAPRDIGWKALAVNLSDLAAMGATPAWALLALTLPHGDAAIVDGLADGFAQLAREHGVALVGGDTTRGPFCLSVAVHGFVPPGQAMTRGGARAGDAVFVTGSLGSAAGGLQLVQGRVPFDPGDEAHRTLRERLDRPTPRVRAGVAVRAHASACIDVSDGLLADLGHICAASGVGAEVDPAALPLSTALPGVFGLEVARELALTGGDDYELCFTVPTASIDAMQAALAAVGAHATRIGAIVEGQGVHLTGGAPLAAVRRGWDHFGA, from the coding sequence ATGGAATTCCGCCTGATCGACCGCATCCGCGACCGTACCGCGCTGGCGCGCGAGGACGTGCGGTTGGGCATCGGCGACGACGCCGCGGTGCTTGCGGTGCCGCCGGGACAGGAACTGGCGGTGGCGATCGACACCCTGGTCGAGGGCGTGCATTTTCCACGCGGCACCGCGCCGCGGGACATCGGCTGGAAGGCGCTGGCGGTGAACCTGTCCGACCTCGCGGCGATGGGCGCCACGCCGGCCTGGGCACTGCTCGCGCTGACCCTGCCGCACGGCGACGCGGCCATCGTCGACGGCCTCGCCGACGGCTTCGCGCAGCTGGCGCGCGAGCATGGCGTGGCGCTGGTGGGCGGCGATACCACCCGCGGCCCGTTCTGCCTGAGTGTCGCGGTGCACGGTTTCGTGCCGCCGGGACAGGCGATGACCCGCGGCGGCGCACGGGCGGGTGACGCGGTATTCGTCACCGGCTCGCTCGGCAGCGCGGCTGGCGGACTGCAACTGGTGCAGGGCAGGGTGCCGTTCGATCCGGGCGACGAGGCGCACCGCACCCTGCGCGAGCGACTGGATCGGCCCACTCCGCGCGTGCGGGCCGGCGTGGCGGTGCGCGCGCATGCCAGCGCCTGCATCGACGTCTCCGATGGCCTGCTCGCGGACCTGGGCCACATCTGCGCCGCCAGTGGCGTCGGTGCCGAGGTCGATCCCGCGGCGTTGCCCCTGTCGACCGCACTGCCCGGCGTGTTCGGCCTGGAGGTCGCCCGCGAACTGGCGCTGACCGGCGGCGACGATTACGAACTGTGCTTCACCGTGCCGACCGCCTCGATCGATGCGATGCAGGCCGCACTGGCGGCCGTGGGCGCCCACGCCACGCGCATCGGCGCGATCGTCGAGGGCCAGGGCGTGCACCTGACCGGCGGCGCGCCACTGGCCGCGGTACGCAGGGGCTGGGATCATTTCGGCGCCTAG
- a CDS encoding nuclear transport factor 2 family protein, whose protein sequence is MRPTLLRHSRTLAAWIGHQRLLPLLGGLTLICASALADTPASRGVPEHGALEPVHAFFDAMARHDRAAMRAQVLPAGTATLMREGKPVQLTLGDFVDGVKPGKERIEERIGTPQLLVDHDLAMVWAPYTFLLDGKPHHCGTDVFNLVRVEGRWRIAAIADNSRECVSGAP, encoded by the coding sequence ATGCGCCCCACTCTGCTTCGCCACAGCCGCACCCTCGCGGCCTGGATCGGCCACCAGCGGCTGCTGCCGCTGCTCGGCGGCCTCACCCTGATTTGCGCCAGTGCACTGGCGGACACGCCCGCTTCCCGCGGTGTACCGGAGCACGGTGCACTGGAGCCGGTCCACGCCTTCTTCGACGCCATGGCGCGCCATGACCGGGCCGCCATGCGCGCGCAGGTGCTGCCCGCGGGTACCGCCACGCTGATGCGCGAGGGCAAGCCGGTACAGCTGACCCTTGGCGATTTCGTCGACGGCGTGAAGCCGGGCAAGGAGCGGATCGAAGAGCGCATCGGCACGCCACAGCTGCTGGTCGATCACGACCTGGCGATGGTGTGGGCGCCCTACACGTTCCTGCTCGATGGCAAGCCGCACCATTGCGGTACGGACGTCTTCAACCTGGTGCGGGTGGAGGGGCGGTGGCGGATCGCGGCCATCGCCGACAATAGCCGCGAGTGCGTATCCGGGGCACCTTGA
- the nusB gene encoding transcription antitermination factor NusB, with amino-acid sequence MGAPQGIDLAARSRARRRALQALYAWQLSGSHMKAVIDQFRHEQDMEVADLEYFEDLLHGVETHVGELDAALEPYVDREVEQIDPIERAALRLAAYELKYRLDVPYRVVINEAIEVTKRFGADHGHSYVNGVLDKLAGELRSAEKQAR; translated from the coding sequence ATGGGCGCGCCGCAGGGCATCGACCTGGCAGCCCGCTCGCGCGCCCGCCGTCGCGCGCTGCAGGCGCTGTACGCCTGGCAGCTGTCGGGCAGCCACATGAAGGCCGTGATCGACCAGTTCCGCCACGAGCAGGACATGGAGGTGGCCGACCTCGAATACTTCGAGGACCTGCTGCATGGCGTGGAAACGCACGTCGGCGAGCTTGACGCCGCGCTCGAGCCTTACGTCGATCGCGAAGTGGAGCAGATCGATCCGATCGAGCGTGCCGCGCTGCGGCTGGCCGCCTACGAGCTGAAGTACCGCCTCGACGTGCCCTACCGCGTCGTCATCAACGAGGCGATCGAAGTGACCAAGCGCTTCGGCGCCGACCACGGGCACAGCTACGTCAACGGCGTGCTGGACAAGCTCGCCGGCGAACTGCGCTCGGCGGAAAAACAGGCGCGCTGA